The following are encoded together in the Scomber japonicus isolate fScoJap1 chromosome 20, fScoJap1.pri, whole genome shotgun sequence genome:
- the rhot2 gene encoding mitochondrial Rho GTPase 2, producing MKQDVRILLLGEPKVGKTSLIMSLVGEEFPEEVPSRAEEITIPADVTPEKVPTHIVDYSEKEQSHEVLKNEIIKANVVCVVYDVTNEDTIEKIRTKWIPLVNGDAEKGNKIPIILVGNKSDLRCGSSMETILPIMNQFSEIETCVECSAKNLKNISELFYYAQKAVLHPTAPLYDPEDKQLKPLCVRALSRIFYISDQDNDRILSDAELNCFQKSCFGNPLAPQALEDVKTVVWKNTSDGVQDNGLTLNGFLFLNTLFIQRGRHETTWTILRKFGYDDNLELTDDYLYPELRVPAGCTTELNHLGYQFLQRLFDKYDEDKDSALSPSELRNLFCVCPYMPWGTEVYTTVPITDEGYISHRGYLCQWTLSAYLDIHRCLEHLGYLGYPILTEQESQTAAVTVTREKEVDLEKRQTQRSVFLCKVIGPRGTGKSAFLQAFVGCNVVNKGNSSSAFSPYAINTVQVSNQEKYLILNEVDVEAQFLKASDASCDVACLMYDSSDPHSFDYCASIYKQHYMESNIPCVLVASKLDLPEVKQFHGMTPAEFCYKHRLPPPLPFSNVFLDSTNKTIYTKLAWAAMYPHLNGSDMSNSSFWLRVALGSAVVAVLGFAIYRAVARLK from the exons ATGAAGCAAGACGTGAGGATACTTTTATTGGGGGAAC CCAAGGTGGGGAAGACGTCACTCATCATGTCCTTGGTTGGAGAAGAGTTTCCAGAAGAG GTTCCATCTAGAGCTGAAGAGATCACCATCCCTGCTGATGTAACTCCAGAGAAGGTGCCCACACACATAGTGGACTACTCAG AAAAAGAGCAGAGTCATGAAGTCCTCAAAAATGAGATCATCAAG GCTAATgtggtgtgtgtagtgtatgaTGTCACCAATGAGGACACGATAGAAAAG ATCAGAACTAAATGGATACCTTTAGTAAACGGAGACGCGGAGAAAGGGAACAA AATTCCCATCATCCTTGTGGGAAACAAGTCTGATCTGCGCTGTGGGAGCTCCATGGAAACAATTCTTCCCATCATGAATCAATTCTCTGAAATCGAAACATGTGTTGAG TGTTCTGCAAAGAACCTGAAGAACATTTCAGAGCTGTTCTACTATGCACAGAAGGCAGTTCTCCACCCCACAGCCCCTCTTTATGACCCTGAGGACAAACAG CTAAAACCATTGTGTGTCAGAGCCCTTAGCAGAATATTCTACATTTCTGACCAGGACAACGACCGCATCCTCAGTGATGCTGAACTCAACTGCTTTCAG AAATCTTGTTTTGGAAATCCTCTGGCACCTCAAGCTTTAGAAGATGTAAAGACGGTAGTTTGGAAGAACACCAGTGATGGAGTACAGGACAACGGCTTGACTCTAAATG GTTTCTTGTTccttaatacattatttatccAGAGGGGCAGACATGAAACCACATGGACTATCCTCAGGAAGTTTGGTTATGATGACAACCTTGAGCTGACTGATGATTATCTTTACCCTGA ACTACGGGTTCCCGCTGGCTGCACCACAGAACTCAACCATTTAGGTTACCAGTTCCTCCAGCGGCTGTTTGACAAATATGATGAA GACAAGGACTCTGCCCTGTCACCTTCAGAACTGAGGAACCTATTTTGCGTTTGTCCTTACATGCCATGGGGTACAGAGGTCTACACGACTGTCCCAATCACGGATGAGGGCTACATCTCTCATCGTGGCTACCTTTGTCAGTGGAC GCTTTCTGCATATCTCGACATCCACCGTTGCCTGGAGCACCTAGGATACCTAGGTTACCCTATCCTCACTGAGCAGGAGTCACAGACTGCCGCAgttacag TGACACGAGAGAAAGAGGTGGACCTGGAGAAGCGCCAGACACAGCGGTCAGTGTTTCTCTGCAAGGTGATCGGACCGCGGGGGACGGGCAAATCAGCCTTTCTCCAAGCCTTTGTGGGCTGCAACGTTGTG AATAAGGGAAACTCCAGCAGTGCCTTCTCCCCCTACGCCATAAACACTGTCCAAGTCAGCAACCAAGAGAAGTACCTTATT CTCAATGAGGTGGATGTGGAGGCGCAGTTCCTGAAGGCATCGGATGCTTCCTGTGATGTTGCTTGTCTCATGTATGACAGTAGTGACCCACATTCCTTCGACTATTGTGCCAGTATATACAAG CAACATTACATGGAGAGCAACATCCCGTGTGTGCTGGTTGCCTCCAAGCTGGACCTTCCTGAGGTCAAGCAGTTCCACGGAATGACTCCTGCAGAGTTCTGTTATAAACACCGACTGCCTCCTCCACTGCCCTTTTCCAACGTGTTCCTCGACTCCACCAACAAAACCATATACACCAAACTTGCCTGGGCAGCAATGTACCC ACACCTGAATGGTTCAGACATGAGCAACTCTTCTTTCTGGCTGAGAGTTGCATTGGGCTCGGCTGTGGTTGCAGTTCTGGGATTTGCTATCTACAGAGCCGTCGCTAGACTGAAATGA